The Bacillus sp. Marseille-Q1617 genome has a segment encoding these proteins:
- a CDS encoding YihY/virulence factor BrkB family protein: MKLLHYPKEVVVRFFRERFFDQSAQLAYYLLLSIFPFLLFVFSLLSYLPISETNVLLLIKPFAPEKSYAIIHDNIERILYNQRGDVLSISIFFTFWLSSMAVQSMVRSLNQAYKIERKKPFLIALFYDLLLTVGFMILIAFSLVVPVVEEYIRHARFSSGKLQGEWSEAWVIGKWGLSSIFMLLLFIFLYMVVPSRRISLLHVLPGALLATFGWQGVSWLYGTYVKLNDYTQFYGQLGSVITLVVWFYISSTILLIGGLLNGSVAERN; encoded by the coding sequence ATGAAATTATTACATTATCCAAAAGAGGTCGTTGTCCGGTTCTTCAGAGAACGTTTCTTTGATCAATCAGCCCAATTGGCCTACTATTTGCTATTATCCATTTTTCCTTTTTTACTTTTTGTGTTTTCGTTGTTAAGTTATCTTCCTATTTCCGAGACGAATGTATTGCTCTTAATCAAGCCATTCGCCCCAGAGAAATCGTATGCGATCATCCATGACAATATTGAAAGGATCCTCTATAACCAGCGGGGAGACGTACTATCCATCTCTATTTTCTTCACATTCTGGTTGTCTTCGATGGCTGTGCAGTCGATGGTCCGGTCATTAAACCAGGCCTACAAAATAGAAAGAAAAAAACCCTTTTTGATTGCGTTGTTCTACGACTTATTATTAACTGTGGGCTTCATGATCTTGATTGCTTTTTCCCTGGTTGTCCCGGTAGTGGAAGAATACATACGGCATGCGAGGTTTTCCAGTGGAAAGCTTCAAGGGGAATGGAGCGAGGCTTGGGTGATAGGGAAGTGGGGGTTGAGTTCAATATTTATGCTTTTACTATTCATTTTTCTTTATATGGTGGTTCCGAGCAGAAGGATATCGCTGCTCCATGTGCTTCCGGGTGCCCTGTTGGCCACTTTTGGATGGCAGGGGGTTTCTTGGTTATATGGGACTTATGTAAAACTGAATGATTACACTCAATTTTACGGTCAGCTGGGAAGTGTCATCACCCTCGTTGTATGGTTTTATATTTCTTCCACTATTTTGTTGATTGGCGGGTTGCTGAACGGCAGTGTGGCTGAGAGAAATTAA
- a CDS encoding GGDEF domain-containing protein: MKISLYLNDYETEKLFSYLRWLFLLVSVMIFYVPPFSINLPSQKELFPYLLTAGIIYMLVTQVALYGMRDNKKNLHYILKAGILFDYIALIWLMALSGGIHSPLYPISILFVLHATIYWRTKGAVISLFAFNIAYIGMGLLSVDVFLFKHYFTVLMNLFFLCIIGVFGALIMLRERSHYVQKEAYHYLVHQDYLSGLSNHRSFQEKLKENAASGNYFSLFLGDIDDFKKVNDKYGHQKGDEVIKEVGEIFQAVSLRYKGQAFRYGGEEFALMLPDIDEEDLNSLLDDLYDQMRDARSLSISMSFGQSCSKEGNDPAELLLFADQRLYKAKQAGKNRVFLQSGEVYIGKFDQDMKLAK, translated from the coding sequence ATGAAAATATCATTGTATTTAAATGATTATGAAACAGAAAAGTTATTCTCTTACTTAAGATGGCTGTTCCTGCTTGTCTCGGTCATGATTTTCTATGTCCCGCCATTTTCTATAAACCTTCCATCTCAAAAAGAACTGTTTCCTTATCTGCTGACTGCAGGAATTATCTATATGCTCGTCACGCAGGTCGCTCTTTATGGAATGAGGGACAATAAGAAGAACCTGCACTATATATTAAAAGCAGGTATCCTGTTTGATTACATTGCCCTGATCTGGCTTATGGCATTATCAGGAGGTATACATAGCCCGTTATATCCGATTTCAATCTTGTTTGTCCTGCATGCCACTATCTATTGGCGGACGAAAGGGGCTGTCATTTCGCTTTTCGCTTTTAATATTGCGTACATCGGAATGGGACTTCTCTCAGTGGATGTATTTCTCTTCAAACACTATTTCACAGTATTGATGAATTTATTTTTTCTCTGCATCATCGGTGTGTTCGGTGCATTGATTATGTTGAGGGAACGGTCTCATTATGTTCAGAAAGAAGCTTATCACTACCTGGTACATCAAGATTACCTGTCGGGTCTGTCTAATCACCGTTCCTTTCAGGAAAAGTTGAAAGAAAATGCAGCTTCAGGCAATTACTTCAGTCTGTTTCTTGGAGATATTGATGATTTCAAGAAGGTGAATGACAAGTATGGTCATCAAAAAGGGGATGAAGTGATAAAGGAAGTTGGTGAGATTTTTCAAGCTGTATCGTTACGTTATAAAGGGCAGGCATTCCGCTACGGCGGTGAAGAATTTGCCTTGATGCTTCCTGATATTGACGAAGAAGATCTTAACAGTCTTCTGGATGATTTATATGATCAAATGAGGGATGCACGCTCTCTTTCCATTTCGATGAGTTTCGGTCAATCATGTTCTAAAGAAGGAAATGATCCTGCAGAACTGCTTTTGTTTGCTGACCAAAGGCTTTATAAAGCAAAGCAGGCTGGAAAGAATAGAGTATTTCTTCAGAGCGGGGAAGTATACATTGGAAAGTTTGATCAAGACATGAAATTGGCTAAATAA
- a CDS encoding YueH family protein yields the protein MKIRKNFMEGLEQKVYIHENKKEELILIAIPEIEWSYSFTYEDDNVHKNLFVSLKGRVSEGDAEVISSRILQWTREM from the coding sequence ATGAAAATCAGAAAAAATTTTATGGAAGGCTTGGAACAAAAAGTATATATTCACGAAAATAAGAAGGAAGAACTGATTTTAATAGCTATTCCAGAAATCGAATGGTCTTATTCATTTACATATGAGGATGACAATGTTCATAAGAATTTATTTGTTTCATTGAAAGGAAGAGTTTCTGAAGGCGACGCGGAAGTGATCAGCAGCAGAATCTTGCAGTGGACGAGGGAAATGTAA
- a CDS encoding peptide MFS transporter, producing MNSSKLDSLPQGRKHPKGLYLLFFTELWERYSYYGMRALLVLYLTTAFVSGGLGVEPAQALSIYGIYTGSVYFTPILGGWLTDRYIGLRKAITIGGITMACGDFTIFLTHSQAGLYIGLALLVIGNGFFKPNISTLVGELYPRNDKRKDAAFTIFYMGINLGAFFAPLIAGFLAEDLFLRPLDDGTMHYGFKWAFLASSLGMITGQLIFSLFSKRYLGKVGLKPNKQLAEESNENQSVPLSGKEKQRTRAILILACFVVFFWAGFEQAGSSFTLYTKNFIDREIFGYTIPVAWFQSVNPLFIIILAPILSGVWLRLSNSKRGDLNMTTKMALGMILLGLGFMILIPAVLQTGSDEQNIVTRANIMFIIFTYLFHTLGELFLSPVGLSLVSKVAPVKIASLLMGVWMAAIGVASLLAGQLASLTATLGYLEIFATIGAVAIILGLILLAISKKLVSMMKEENTVN from the coding sequence ATGAATTCTTCAAAGCTGGATTCATTACCTCAAGGCAGGAAACATCCTAAAGGGCTGTACCTTTTATTTTTTACAGAGCTTTGGGAGAGGTACAGTTATTATGGAATGAGGGCCTTGCTGGTTCTTTACTTAACTACTGCCTTTGTAAGCGGCGGTCTTGGAGTCGAGCCTGCTCAAGCACTGTCTATATACGGGATTTATACAGGATCTGTTTATTTCACACCGATATTGGGCGGGTGGTTAACCGACAGATATATCGGTTTAAGGAAAGCCATCACGATTGGCGGGATTACAATGGCGTGCGGAGACTTCACTATCTTCCTCACCCATTCACAGGCAGGTCTATATATCGGACTGGCATTATTGGTTATTGGGAATGGATTTTTCAAACCAAACATTTCAACACTTGTAGGGGAGTTGTACCCCAGAAATGATAAGCGTAAAGATGCTGCTTTCACCATTTTTTATATGGGAATCAACTTAGGAGCCTTCTTTGCTCCGTTGATTGCCGGGTTCCTTGCAGAAGATCTGTTTTTAAGACCCCTTGATGACGGAACGATGCATTATGGATTCAAATGGGCATTTTTAGCTTCTTCATTGGGGATGATTACAGGTCAATTGATATTCAGCCTCTTCAGTAAGAGATATTTAGGAAAGGTGGGATTAAAACCCAATAAACAATTGGCCGAGGAATCTAACGAAAATCAGAGCGTTCCCCTTTCTGGAAAAGAAAAACAAAGGACAAGGGCCATTCTGATCCTTGCTTGTTTCGTCGTATTCTTTTGGGCAGGATTTGAACAAGCTGGCAGTTCCTTTACGTTATATACAAAGAACTTTATCGACAGGGAGATCTTTGGCTATACGATCCCGGTTGCATGGTTTCAATCAGTCAACCCATTGTTCATCATCATCCTTGCGCCTATCCTTTCAGGGGTCTGGTTAAGACTCTCCAATTCGAAACGAGGAGATTTAAACATGACCACGAAGATGGCACTCGGAATGATTCTATTGGGGCTGGGGTTCATGATATTGATTCCTGCCGTTTTGCAGACTGGTTCTGACGAACAGAACATTGTCACTCGTGCAAACATCATGTTCATCATATTTACCTACTTGTTCCATACACTGGGTGAATTGTTCTTATCTCCGGTAGGCCTCTCCTTAGTCAGTAAGGTCGCTCCGGTGAAAATCGCTTCACTGCTGATGGGGGTCTGGATGGCTGCCATAGGAGTGGCGAGTCTGCTTGCCGGTCAACTTGCATCATTAACTGCCACCTTGGGCTATTTGGAGATATTCGCCACAATCGGAGCCGTTGCGATCATTTTGGGGCTTATCCTTCTCGCTATTTCAAAAAAGCTCGTTTCTATGATGAAAGAAGAAAATACAGTGAATTAA
- a CDS encoding UDP-N-acetylmuramoyl-L-alanyl-D-glutamate--2,6-diaminopimelate ligase, translated as MNTYNLLESIKLKTVYGELPSEVKDIYVDSRKVTDGSVFVCTRGYTVDGHDFAGKAVESGASLIIAEKQLDIDLGKAALVVVKDSFKALAQLANKYYDYPSKKLNVFGVTGTNGKTTVTNLIHSILKRDHQKAALSGTIGFNLDGVLLPSENTTCDNLTNQQMLNTAVERDIQHFILEVSSHGLSLGRLWGIDFDVVAFTNLSHDHLDYHETMEHYGYAKGLLFSQLGQDLENPKYVVLNADDEWFERYHYMTPHEVISYGLEANADFKAVDIHYDNDKTTFTLHSPEGSYEVEMKLLGKFNVYNILTAMACLYARGMEVDKLVGIIRELPPVSGRMEKVEMDAPLSVYIDYAHTPDAIEKAIESVKPFKQNKIIFLVGTGGNRDKSKRPTMAEKASIADYVILTTDDPRYEEYDSILGDLEKGMQHDQYALIGDRAEAVKHAIEISEPGDIIIFAGKGHEDYQIIENTKYPHSDKNIAIEQSKIKFAAAR; from the coding sequence ATGAATACATACAACCTTTTAGAAAGTATTAAATTGAAAACTGTATATGGAGAATTACCTTCCGAAGTGAAAGACATTTACGTCGATTCCAGAAAAGTGACGGACGGAAGTGTGTTTGTCTGCACGAGGGGCTACACGGTTGACGGCCATGATTTTGCCGGTAAAGCAGTGGAAAGCGGAGCGAGCCTTATTATTGCAGAAAAGCAGCTTGACATTGATTTGGGGAAGGCTGCCTTGGTCGTGGTGAAAGATTCCTTCAAAGCTCTGGCACAGCTTGCGAATAAATATTATGACTATCCATCAAAGAAATTGAACGTCTTTGGAGTTACCGGTACGAATGGAAAAACGACAGTGACGAATTTGATTCACTCGATTTTGAAGCGGGATCATCAAAAAGCCGCACTCTCAGGTACGATTGGGTTCAATTTAGACGGAGTACTTCTGCCGAGTGAGAATACTACATGCGATAACCTTACCAATCAGCAAATGCTGAACACAGCAGTCGAGAGGGATATCCAACATTTCATTCTAGAAGTTTCCTCTCACGGATTAAGCCTCGGAAGGTTATGGGGGATAGACTTTGACGTGGTGGCATTTACGAATCTCAGTCATGATCACCTGGATTACCATGAAACCATGGAGCATTATGGATATGCAAAAGGCTTATTATTTTCACAATTGGGCCAGGATCTTGAGAATCCTAAATACGTGGTATTGAATGCAGATGATGAGTGGTTCGAGCGTTATCACTATATGACTCCTCATGAAGTGATCAGCTACGGACTGGAAGCAAACGCAGATTTCAAAGCAGTAGATATCCACTATGATAACGACAAAACAACTTTCACCCTGCATTCTCCCGAAGGTTCATACGAGGTGGAAATGAAGCTTCTTGGCAAGTTCAATGTATATAACATCCTTACTGCGATGGCATGTTTATACGCCCGTGGAATGGAAGTAGATAAGCTGGTGGGGATTATCCGCGAATTGCCGCCTGTAAGTGGAAGAATGGAAAAGGTGGAGATGGATGCACCATTATCTGTTTATATCGACTATGCACATACACCGGATGCAATTGAGAAAGCAATCGAATCGGTTAAGCCTTTCAAACAAAATAAAATCATTTTCCTCGTGGGTACAGGAGGCAACCGTGATAAATCCAAGCGGCCGACAATGGCAGAAAAAGCTTCCATCGCAGACTATGTTATCTTGACGACCGATGATCCACGCTATGAAGAATACGACAGCATCCTTGGCGATCTGGAAAAAGGAATGCAGCATGACCAATACGCCCTTATCGGTGATCGTGCGGAAGCAGTAAAGCATGCCATAGAAATCAGCGAACCGGGTGATATCATCATCTTCGCAGGTAAAGGACATGAGGATTATCAAATTATTGAGAACACTAAATACCCGCATAGTGATAAGAATATTGCAATCGAGCAAAGCAAAATAAAATTCGCAGCTGCACGGTAA
- a CDS encoding DUF3243 domain-containing protein: MANQSTDRVENKVDDTLSRMSEDKKEDILSNFDHFKEYLGNKVSLADKLGMNEEQQAKAAQKVGDYLAAHEEPKNREEKLLYELWKAGNKDEQHMLSHMLVKLVHSES; encoded by the coding sequence ATGGCAAATCAATCTACAGACAGAGTGGAAAACAAAGTAGACGACACATTATCACGGATGTCGGAGGATAAGAAAGAAGATATCCTGTCAAACTTCGATCACTTCAAAGAGTACTTAGGAAACAAAGTGTCCCTCGCTGATAAACTTGGCATGAACGAAGAACAGCAGGCGAAAGCTGCACAAAAAGTAGGGGATTATCTTGCTGCACATGAAGAACCCAAGAACAGGGAAGAAAAGTTATTATATGAATTATGGAAAGCAGGTAACAAAGACGAACAGCATATGCTTTCCCACATGCTTGTGAAGCTTGTGCATTCAGAATCTTAA
- a CDS encoding OsmC family protein, with translation MPSHSFFVKTDWPGMRNDIGSLNSATIHTKISIPHEMDGPGIGTNPDEMLLGAAATCYIITLAAMLERSRIPKVSLTMDSEGIVDSEKGIITYKKIIHRPRLVLSKECTEKDCNTAKKLAVKAEHSCMITRAIKGNVMVELEETISIEDSTE, from the coding sequence ATGCCATCACACTCGTTCTTCGTGAAGACGGATTGGCCCGGAATGCGTAATGATATCGGGAGTCTGAATTCTGCAACCATTCATACAAAAATCTCCATTCCGCATGAAATGGATGGACCGGGAATTGGGACAAATCCAGATGAAATGCTTCTCGGCGCTGCAGCGACCTGCTATATCATCACACTTGCTGCGATGCTTGAAAGAAGCAGGATACCTAAAGTATCACTTACAATGGATTCTGAAGGAATCGTTGACAGTGAAAAAGGAATCATCACATACAAGAAAATTATTCACCGCCCCCGACTTGTTTTATCTAAAGAATGTACAGAAAAAGACTGCAACACAGCTAAGAAGCTTGCTGTGAAAGCTGAACATTCGTGTATGATCACTAGGGCAATCAAAGGAAATGTAATGGTTGAGCTGGAGGAAACGATATCTATTGAAGACAGCACAGAGTGA
- a CDS encoding NupC/NupG family nucleoside CNT transporter: MQYLWGILGILVVLGIAFLFSSNKKKINFRTVLGGLGIQLLFAFLVLKTSWGQNSLEWLTMGVNQIINYSNEGIEFLFGGLYSEKSNIAFVFAFNVLPVVIFFSALISVLYYLKIMQFFIKILGGGLSKLLGTRKAESMSAAANIFVGQTEAPLVVRPYLSRMTESELFAVMTGGLASVAGSVLIGYSLLGVPLEFLLAASFMAAPAGLVMAKLFVPETDDRPEPAEFDMEADSESTNVIDAAANGASVGLTLALNIGAMLLAFIALVALINGILGGIGGLFGAENLSLELILGYLFAPLAFAIGVPWSEAVTAGNFIGQKLVINEFVAYSAFAPEIGNLSDKTVAIISFALCGFANISSLGILLGGLGKLAPNRRGDIARLGIKAVIAGALASLLSAAIAGMFIS, encoded by the coding sequence ATGCAGTATTTATGGGGTATCTTAGGTATATTGGTTGTTCTCGGAATCGCTTTCCTATTTTCTTCCAATAAAAAGAAAATTAATTTTAGAACGGTCCTAGGGGGACTTGGGATTCAATTGTTATTCGCATTCCTCGTCCTTAAGACATCTTGGGGACAAAACAGTTTAGAATGGCTGACAATGGGAGTCAATCAGATCATTAACTACTCAAATGAAGGAATAGAGTTCCTATTCGGAGGATTATATTCAGAGAAATCGAACATCGCGTTCGTATTTGCGTTTAATGTTCTTCCTGTTGTTATTTTCTTCTCAGCTTTAATATCAGTTCTATATTATTTAAAAATCATGCAGTTCTTCATTAAAATCCTGGGAGGCGGACTTTCAAAGCTTCTCGGCACCCGAAAAGCCGAGTCCATGTCTGCTGCAGCAAACATTTTTGTGGGACAAACTGAAGCACCACTTGTCGTTCGTCCTTATCTTTCCCGAATGACTGAATCAGAATTGTTCGCAGTCATGACAGGAGGACTGGCTTCAGTCGCTGGTTCTGTGTTGATCGGTTATTCATTGCTCGGTGTTCCTCTTGAATTCCTTCTTGCTGCAAGTTTCATGGCGGCTCCTGCCGGCCTGGTGATGGCAAAATTATTTGTTCCTGAAACAGATGATAGGCCAGAACCTGCAGAATTCGATATGGAAGCGGATTCCGAATCCACTAACGTCATTGATGCAGCAGCAAATGGTGCAAGCGTCGGTCTGACATTGGCATTGAACATTGGTGCAATGCTACTTGCATTCATCGCGTTGGTTGCACTGATCAACGGAATTCTGGGCGGTATCGGCGGATTATTCGGTGCTGAAAATTTATCGCTTGAATTAATTCTAGGTTACCTGTTTGCACCACTTGCCTTTGCTATCGGAGTTCCTTGGAGTGAAGCTGTAACGGCTGGTAACTTCATCGGTCAAAAGCTTGTCATCAACGAGTTTGTTGCTTACTCTGCTTTTGCACCTGAAATCGGAAACCTTTCGGATAAGACAGTTGCGATCATCTCATTCGCTCTTTGCGGATTTGCCAATATCTCTTCATTGGGAATCTTACTTGGCGGTCTTGGTAAACTTGCTCCAAACCGCAGAGGGGACATTGCCCGCCTTGGAATCAAAGCAGTCATTGCCGGAGCGCTGGCATCATTACTAAGTGCTGCTATTGCAGGTATGTTCATTTCATAA
- a CDS encoding ribonucleotide-diphosphate reductase subunit beta has translation MITLNKRELLDAAAPNKSTSIINGKSSNVLNWDDVRFNWAYPKYKRMLGNFWTPFEINMSKDINQFESLSKKEQDTFLKVIGLLALLDSVQTDYAGKVGDFLTDSSLNALMIILAQQEVIHNHSYSYVLSSIVPKHKQDEVFNYWKTEPILQKRNDFVVNGYKDFAEAPTVENLLKSIVYDVILEGLFFYSGFAFFYNLARNQKMVATSTMINYINRDEQLHVGLFEKIFKEILVEYPTYKTEELWEFGQQTFMQAAHLEIDWAKEIIGNEIDGLLMSELESYIKFMANKRAKQLGFKPPFEGHQNNPLKWIIAYQEVDLGKTDFFEQKSRQYTKTTDVNGFDDL, from the coding sequence ATGATTACACTGAATAAAAGAGAACTGCTTGATGCAGCAGCTCCAAATAAATCGACTTCCATAATAAACGGGAAGAGCTCCAACGTCTTAAACTGGGACGATGTCCGCTTTAATTGGGCGTATCCCAAATATAAAAGAATGCTGGGTAACTTCTGGACGCCGTTTGAAATAAATATGTCCAAAGACATCAATCAATTTGAATCACTATCTAAAAAGGAGCAGGATACTTTTCTGAAGGTAATAGGTTTGCTTGCCCTGCTTGATAGTGTTCAGACAGATTATGCTGGTAAGGTCGGAGACTTTTTGACGGATTCCAGTTTAAATGCATTGATGATCATCCTCGCTCAGCAGGAAGTGATTCATAATCATTCCTACAGCTATGTGCTCTCAAGCATCGTACCGAAGCATAAACAGGATGAAGTGTTCAATTATTGGAAAACAGAACCGATCCTACAGAAGCGAAATGACTTCGTGGTGAACGGTTATAAGGACTTTGCAGAAGCACCTACAGTTGAAAATCTATTAAAATCGATCGTTTATGATGTCATATTAGAAGGATTATTTTTTTACAGCGGATTCGCTTTCTTTTATAATCTTGCCAGGAATCAGAAAATGGTTGCCACGAGTACAATGATTAATTATATCAATCGGGATGAACAGCTCCATGTCGGCCTGTTTGAAAAAATATTCAAAGAAATCCTAGTGGAGTATCCAACTTATAAAACAGAAGAATTATGGGAATTCGGCCAACAGACATTCATGCAGGCTGCACATTTAGAAATAGACTGGGCAAAGGAAATCATCGGAAATGAAATAGACGGTCTACTCATGTCTGAGCTTGAAAGCTATATAAAGTTCATGGCAAATAAAAGGGCGAAACAGCTTGGGTTCAAGCCTCCCTTTGAAGGACATCAGAACAACCCGTTAAAATGGATCATTGCCTATCAAGAAGTGGATTTGGGGAAAACGGACTTCTTTGAGCAAAAATCAAGGCAGTATACGAAAACGACGGATGTTAATGGTTTTGATGACTTGTGA
- the kynA gene encoding tryptophan 2,3-dioxygenase, with product MGNESVHTDFINNMTYGDYLHLDTLLSSQKRLSGHHDEMLFIIIHQVSELWMKLILHELRTSIASIEAGELSPAFKMLSRVSKIQSQIIHAWDVLSTLTPSEYIQFRDDLGQASGFQSYQYRMIEFALGYKTPHVMKIYQKDPELLSHLQEAYKSASLYDVSVQALSKAGFQIDESVLKRDFTTPYKENDSVLAAWTEVYRNTEKYWDLYELAEKLIDLEDWLQQWRFRHMKTVERIIGHKKGTGGSSGVSYLKKVLDHQFFPELWNVRTSL from the coding sequence ATAGGAAATGAAAGTGTTCATACCGATTTTATCAACAACATGACCTATGGAGATTATCTGCACCTGGACACACTATTATCCAGCCAGAAAAGACTATCCGGGCATCACGATGAAATGCTATTCATCATCATTCACCAGGTGAGTGAATTGTGGATGAAGCTGATTCTTCATGAATTGAGAACGAGCATCGCATCCATCGAAGCGGGCGAATTATCACCTGCATTTAAAATGCTTTCTCGTGTTTCAAAAATCCAATCCCAAATCATACACGCATGGGATGTGTTGTCCACGCTCACTCCATCTGAATATATACAATTTCGTGATGACTTGGGTCAGGCATCCGGGTTTCAATCCTATCAATATAGAATGATCGAATTTGCATTGGGATATAAGACGCCCCATGTAATGAAGATCTATCAGAAGGATCCCGAATTATTATCTCATCTTCAAGAAGCATACAAGTCAGCTTCTTTATATGATGTGTCTGTACAAGCCCTTTCGAAAGCCGGATTCCAGATTGATGAAAGTGTATTGAAACGGGACTTTACTACTCCTTATAAAGAAAATGATTCTGTTCTGGCTGCTTGGACAGAAGTGTACCGTAATACCGAAAAATATTGGGATTTATATGAGCTTGCGGAAAAACTAATCGACTTGGAAGACTGGCTTCAGCAATGGCGCTTCCGACATATGAAAACAGTTGAACGCATTATCGGCCATAAAAAAGGGACCGGCGGTTCAAGCGGTGTAAGTTATCTTAAGAAGGTGCTTGATCACCAATTCTTCCCTGAGCTTTGGAATGTAAGAACCAGCCTCTAG
- a CDS encoding M42 family metallopeptidase, whose product MSTYPDTKKTIQLIKELVEIPSPSGNTDKIMNFVEEYLSDLDLDMTRNRKGALIITIPGENSGSHRMLTAHVDALGAMVKEIKSDGRLRLSMIGGFRWNAVEGEYCQIETSSGKTYSGTILMHQTSVHVYKNAGEAKRDETNIEVRIDEKVRNAQEVRELGIEVGDFVSFDPRAEITGSGFIKSRHLDDKASVGMLLQIIRQIKKQGIVLPYTTHFLISNNEEIGYGGNSNIPPETIEYLAVDMGAIGDGQSTDEFTVSICAKDSSGPYHYGLRKHLVQLAEENGIEYKVDIYPYYGSDASAAIRAGFDIVHGLVGAGIDASHAYERTHESSILHTENLLWHYVQSKMVIE is encoded by the coding sequence ATGAGTACATATCCAGACACAAAGAAAACAATTCAATTAATTAAAGAGCTAGTAGAAATTCCAAGTCCATCAGGTAATACGGATAAGATTATGAATTTCGTCGAAGAATATCTTTCAGATTTAGACCTTGACATGACAAGGAATCGTAAAGGCGCACTTATCATTACAATCCCAGGAGAGAATTCAGGAAGCCACCGCATGCTTACTGCTCACGTGGATGCCCTGGGAGCAATGGTTAAAGAAATCAAAAGTGACGGGCGCCTCCGACTTTCAATGATCGGGGGATTCAGATGGAATGCAGTTGAGGGTGAATATTGCCAAATCGAAACGTCCAGCGGCAAAACATACAGCGGGACGATCCTCATGCATCAAACATCCGTGCATGTGTACAAAAATGCAGGTGAAGCAAAGCGTGATGAAACAAACATTGAAGTACGTATTGATGAAAAAGTCAGAAATGCTCAAGAAGTAAGGGAGCTGGGCATAGAAGTGGGAGACTTTGTCTCATTTGACCCTCGGGCTGAAATCACAGGCAGCGGATTCATTAAATCCCGTCATCTAGACGATAAAGCAAGTGTCGGCATGCTCCTTCAAATAATCAGGCAAATCAAGAAACAGGGTATAGTACTTCCATATACAACACATTTCCTTATCTCAAATAATGAAGAAATCGGCTATGGAGGCAATTCGAATATCCCGCCTGAAACAATTGAATATCTGGCAGTGGATATGGGGGCCATCGGGGATGGTCAATCCACTGACGAATTTACAGTTTCGATATGTGCCAAGGATTCCAGCGGTCCATATCATTACGGGTTAAGAAAGCATCTTGTTCAGCTCGCAGAAGAAAATGGAATTGAATACAAAGTGGACATTTATCCTTATTATGGTTCGGATGCATCTGCCGCAATCAGGGCAGGGTTTGATATCGTGCATGGCCTGGTCGGTGCAGGAATCGATGCGTCTCATGCGTATGAACGTACACATGAATCATCCATACTTCATACCGAAAATCTTTTATGGCATTATGTACAGTCTAAAATGGTAATAGAATAA